Proteins encoded by one window of Halosolutus gelatinilyticus:
- a CDS encoding aryl-sulfate sulfotransferase has protein sequence MTTGVAVYDEDHSYGGYTLFAETYEDPSKAPDGKGKIYLVDMEGEPVHRWEVETAVQSHCRLLPDGNLIYPTRDRSKIEAAGVRELDAESDVVWSYHCRIDHDFQVTDDGRLFLHAIEDTMVPEIGPELKRNPYIVEIDRDKNVRWEWRGEEHLDELEEHLSNDEWEYVRQRIDSEYSFDWAHNNTLQRIQPNETYEREREGDGPVRFEPGNIVFSYRSIDVIGVIDYPSGEIVWAWGPDELDGQHLPYVLENGNVLIFDNGTERGWSRVIELDPLTEEIVWEYTGTPKSDFYAPFISGARRLPNGNTLICEGTEAHLFEVTSDGEVVWDFVSPFGEEGSLGNVYRCQRYTEEYVAPLLEDR, from the coding sequence ATGACAACAGGCGTTGCTGTCTATGACGAGGATCACAGTTACGGCGGCTACACACTGTTCGCTGAGACGTACGAGGATCCGAGTAAGGCGCCCGACGGGAAAGGGAAGATCTACCTGGTCGACATGGAGGGGGAGCCGGTCCACCGGTGGGAGGTTGAGACCGCGGTCCAGTCTCACTGCCGACTCCTCCCAGACGGGAACCTCATCTACCCGACGCGAGATCGCTCGAAGATCGAGGCGGCGGGCGTCAGGGAGCTCGACGCCGAGAGCGACGTCGTCTGGTCGTACCACTGCCGGATCGATCACGACTTCCAGGTGACCGACGACGGCCGGCTGTTCCTTCACGCGATCGAGGACACGATGGTCCCCGAGATCGGGCCCGAACTCAAGCGTAACCCCTACATCGTCGAGATCGACCGCGACAAGAACGTTCGCTGGGAGTGGCGCGGTGAAGAGCACTTGGACGAACTTGAAGAGCACCTCTCGAACGACGAATGGGAGTACGTCCGTCAGCGCATCGATTCGGAGTACTCCTTCGACTGGGCACACAACAACACCCTGCAGCGCATCCAGCCGAACGAGACCTACGAGCGCGAACGCGAGGGGGACGGGCCGGTACGATTCGAGCCCGGCAACATCGTCTTCTCGTACCGGAGCATCGACGTCATCGGCGTGATCGACTACCCGAGCGGGGAGATCGTCTGGGCGTGGGGACCGGACGAACTCGACGGGCAGCACCTGCCGTACGTGCTCGAGAACGGGAACGTGCTCATCTTCGACAACGGCACCGAACGCGGCTGGTCTCGGGTGATCGAACTCGATCCGTTGACCGAAGAGATCGTCTGGGAGTACACCGGGACGCCGAAGTCCGACTTCTACGCGCCGTTCATCTCGGGGGCACGCCGACTGCCGAACGGCAACACGCTGATCTGTGAGGGGACCGAGGCGCACCTGTTCGAGGTGACGTCCGATGGCGAAGTCGTCTGGGACTTCGTCAGTCCGTTCGGCGAGGAGGGATCCCTCGGGAACGTCTACCGGTGCCAGCGGTACACCGAAGAGTACGTCGCACCGCTGCTCGAGGATCGCTGA
- a CDS encoding amidohydrolase family protein, giving the protein MTVETDHAEWRRNLDVIDMHTHVDAKRVDEAVEIMDRIGLEKVVDITPSTGERFDRKMEAYEKYPDRFDMFGGIDFDGFGEDGWLDRELDRLERTAGRGAVGIKIYKALGLQYEDPSGNQVPVDDERIAPLLEKAADLDLVVAFHIADPKAFFEPLEPENERWEELSENPDWWWGDRKEHSYDWWQLIRQLENVIERHSETTILGVHWGCAAEEVGYVADVMRDNPNYIVDISARVPEIGRHRPDLVHDVFVEFQDRIMFGTDLGVRDPLMLGSPQDFDPDLDDTEEFYDAHWRYFETDEEGIDHPTPIQGDWTVDAIDLPREVLRKFYVENARRHLGV; this is encoded by the coding sequence GTGACCGTCGAGACGGACCACGCCGAGTGGCGACGGAACCTCGACGTGATCGACATGCACACCCACGTCGATGCCAAACGCGTCGACGAGGCCGTCGAGATCATGGACCGGATCGGCTTGGAGAAGGTGGTCGACATAACGCCCAGCACCGGCGAGCGCTTCGACCGGAAGATGGAGGCCTACGAGAAGTATCCCGATCGCTTCGACATGTTCGGCGGGATCGACTTCGACGGGTTCGGCGAGGACGGCTGGCTCGACCGCGAACTCGATCGTCTGGAACGCACCGCGGGGCGAGGTGCCGTCGGGATCAAGATCTACAAGGCGCTGGGGTTGCAGTACGAGGATCCCTCCGGAAACCAGGTTCCCGTCGACGACGAACGGATCGCACCGCTACTCGAGAAGGCCGCGGATCTCGACCTCGTGGTCGCGTTCCACATCGCTGACCCGAAGGCGTTCTTCGAACCGCTGGAGCCCGAGAACGAGCGGTGGGAGGAGCTCTCCGAGAACCCCGACTGGTGGTGGGGCGACCGCAAGGAACACTCCTACGACTGGTGGCAGCTCATCCGACAGTTAGAGAACGTGATCGAGCGCCACTCCGAGACGACGATCCTGGGCGTCCACTGGGGCTGTGCGGCCGAGGAAGTCGGCTACGTCGCCGACGTCATGCGCGACAACCCGAACTACATCGTCGACATCTCGGCGCGGGTGCCCGAGATCGGACGCCACAGGCCCGATCTGGTCCACGACGTCTTCGTCGAGTTCCAGGACCGCATCATGTTTGGAACGGACCTCGGCGTGCGCGATCCGCTGATGCTGGGCTCCCCGCAGGATTTCGACCCCGACCTCGACGACACCGAGGAGTTCTACGACGCCCACTGGCGCTACTTCGAGACCGACGAGGAGGGGATCGACCACCCGACGCCGATCCAGGGCGACTGGACCGTTGACGCGATCGACCTCCCCCGCGAAGTTCTCCGGAAGTTCTACGTCGAGAACGCTCGACGCCACCTGGGCGTGTAA